Below is a window of Rhizobium jaguaris DNA.
TCTCCGACAGGGGACCGGGTATTCCGGCGGAACATGTGCCGCGCCTTACCGAGCGCTTTTATCGCGTCAATGTCGAGGACAGCCGCTCGAAAAAAGGCACCGGATTGGGGCTCGCTATCGTCAAGCACATTCTCACCCGCCACCGCGCAAGGCTGATCGTCAAGTCGGAAGTCGGAAAAGGAACGGACTTTACCGTGCGGTTCTGAACGGCTCTGTGAATCGTCGATTTTGTGCGTGATTTAATTCATAGATTTCAATCAGTTGAACTGTCATAATTGTTTCACTCGCCTGACATAAAAGGGCGGTGCTTTGACCGCTAAAAAAGAGTTGTTGAAAGGCGGACGCTCCGTTCGCCGCCACGCTCTTCAAAGCCCGTCAGGGAGGGTTCACCATGAACACGTTGAAACTGTCTATCATTGCGTTGGTCGCGTCCGCCGCTTTTTCTGGCGTCGCCGTGGCCCGCGATCAGATTCAGATTTCCGGTTCTTCCACCGTATTCCCCTATGCCAAGATCGTTGCCGAGACTTTCGGTGAAACCTTCACAAGCTTCAAAACGCCGGTCGTCGAATCCGGCGGTTCCGGTGCCGGCCTGAAGGAATTCTGCAAGGGCGTCGGCCCCGATTCCATCGATATCGCGAATTCTTCGCGCCCGATCAAGGATAGTGAAGTCGCAGCCTGCAAGGCAGCCGGCGTCGCCGATATCCAGCAGATCAAGATCGGTTACGACGGCATCGTCTTTGCCTTCGACAAGAGCAATCTCGACATCAAATTCGTGCCCGCCGATCTCTATAAGGCGCTCGCAGCCGAAGTCGTGGTGAATGGCAAGCTGGTTGCCAACCCTTATAAGAAATGGTCCGAGATCAATCCGGCCCTGCCGAACTTCGAGATCGCAGCCTACATTCCGGGCGAGAAGCATGGCACGCGCGAGGTCTTCGAAGAGAAGGTGCTCGCCGCGGGCTGCAAGGATTCCGGCGCGCTCGACGTCATCAAGGCGACCGTTTCCGATCCCGATCAGCAGACCGCGAAGTGCATTGCAGTGCGCAAGGACGGTGCGGCGGTCGATATCGACGGCGACTATCCCGAGACACTGGCCCGCATAGATGCCAACAAGCATGGTATCGGCGTTTTCGGCCTCTACTTCTATCAGAACAATGCCGACAAGCTGAAGGTGGCGACCGTAAGCGGCATCGTGCCGTCGGGCCAGACCATCGCCGATGGCACCTATCCGGTGTCGCGGCCGCTGTTCTTCTACGTCAAGAAGGCGCATCTCGGCGTCATTCCGGGACTGAAGGAATATATCGACTTCTTCACGAGCGATCAGATGATCGGACCGGACAGCCCTCTGGCAGAATATGGCCTGGTGCCGGCGCCGGATGCCGAACGCGACCAGATCCGCAAGGAATTCGCGGACGGGAAGATCATGTGAGTGCATAAGGACTACCGCCGGCGGGGTTGCCCGCGCCGGCGTTTGCCGGGGAATGGGAATGAGTTTGTCGTTGCTGCTGTTGTGCCTGTCGATCATCGGCGCCTCCGCCTTCGTGCTGGGGCGGACGAGAGCGGCTGCGCTTTCCGGCGGCAGGTCCTCGGCCATGCACTCGCGGCTTGGCTACCACGGCGCCTATGCCGCCATCTGGGCTGTGTTGCCGGCGCTGGCGCTGATCTGCGTCTGGCTGGCGATCAGCCCGGAGGTGATCGACGGTTTCGTGATCAAATCCTTTCCGGAGGAGGTGAAATCCCTGCCGCAAGCCGAGCTCAACCTCAGCTACGGCATGGTGCGCAGCATCGCCCACGGCATGCGCCTGCTTGATGACCAGGAACTTGCCACCGTGGCCAGCGGCTCGGCCGATCTTCAATTGCTCCTGGCGCAGAAGGGTGTCCCGCTCGCGGTCCGGCCAACCGGCTATATGATCGAGGCCGCCAACAAATACAACAACATGCGATATGTGAGCCGCGTCGTCATGTCGGTGGCGGCCATCATTCTTTCGGTGCTCTCAGCCATTCATGGACTGCGGGCCATCGCGCTGCGCTTTCGTGCCCGCAACCGAGTGGAGCAGGTCATTCTCGGCGGCCTGATCGTCGCTTCCTCCATCGCCGTGCTGACGACGGTCGGCATTGTCGCTTCGATGCTGTCGGAGGCGGCTCGCTTCTTCAACATGGTTCCAGCCGCCGAATTCTTCTTCGGCACCGTTTGGGATCCGCGTTTTGCCGGCGCCGGTTCGCAAACGTCGGGCACGTTCGGGCTCATCCCGTTACTGGCCGGCACGCTCTATATCGGCCTCGTCGCCATGTTGGTAGCAGTCCCGGTGGGGCTGTTTGCCGCCATCTACATGGCCGAATATGCCTCGGCGCGCGTGCGTTCCGTCGCTAAACCGATGCTCGAAGTGCTGGCCGGCATTCCGACCATCGTCTACGGCTTTTTTGCCCTGGTGACGGTCGGCCCGTTCCTGCGCGATATTTCCGCCGATATCAACGGCCTGCTCACGGGCAATTATGCGAGCTTCATCGAGGCGCAGAGCGTCCTGACCGCCGGCTTCGTCATGGGCGTCATGCTCATTCCCTATGTCTCGTCGCTCTCGGACGACATTATCATGGCCGTGCCGCGTTCGCTGCGCGACGGTTCGCTTGGCCTCGGTGCCACGCGGTCGGAAACGGTCAAGCGCGTCCTTCTGCCGGCTGCATTGCCGGGCATCGTCGGTGCGCTGCTGATGACGGCGTCGCGGGCGGTCGGCGAGACGATGATCGTCGTACTAGCGGCCGGCGTTGCTGCCCGCATGCAGCTCGATCCTTTCGAGCCGATGACGACGGTCACCGTAAAGATCGTCAACCAGTTGACCGGCGACCTCGAATTTACCTCGCCGCAGACACTGGTGGCCTTCGCGCTCGGCATCACGCTCTTCGGCCTGACCCTTTGCCTGAACGTTTATGCGCTCTACATCGTCCGCCGATATAGGGAGCAATACGAATGAGCGATGTCGTAACTTCCGCCCCATCGCCGATTCCGCGTGGGATGACGCCCGGCGCGCCGCTGCGGCGTGATATCGGCATCAAGCGTCGCTACGCCGCTGAACGCCGATTCCGCGCCTATGGTCTTGCCGCCGTTACCTTCGGCCTTGTCTTCCTCATCATCCTGGTCTCCACAGTGGTACGCCACGGCTACACGGCCTTCGTGCAGACCTCGATCATCTTGCCGATAGAGTTCACCGAGAAGGTGATCGATCCCGCCGGCAAGCGCGGCGGCGATCCGAAGGTGCTGATATCAGCCAATTATCCGGTTCTCATCCGTGACGCTCTGGTGAAGGCTCTGGGCATCGATCCTTCCAACCGGGTGCTCGTCCGCGAAGCGACGGAAATGGTATCGGACGGCGCACGGATTGCATTGCGCGACAAGGTCCTGGCCGATCCCTCGATCATCGGGAAGACGGTAGAGGTCACTTTCCTCGCCAGCGCCAATATCGACTCCGCCAACAAGGGACAGATCGACCTGACGGCGGCCGAAAAGGACCGCAAGGTCTCCGACCAGCAGCTCGCATGGATGAGGCAACTCGCCGCCGGCGGTGCGTTGTACAAGGCATTCAACACCGGCCTGTTCTTGTCCGGCAATTCGAGCCGCCCGGAGGCTGCGGGCCTCGGTGTCGCGCTGATCGGTTCCCTCTATCTGATGCTCACCGTGCTGGTCTTGGCATTGCCGGTTGGCGTTGCCGCCTCGATCTACCTGGAGGAATTCGCGCCGAAGAACCGGCTGACCGATCTGATCGAGGTCAATATCAACAATCTCGCGGCGGTGCCGTCGATCGTCTACGGCCTGCTCGGCCTTTCGGTCTTCATTAATTTCATGGGCCTGCCCCGTTCTGCCTCGCTGGTCGGCGGGCTGGTGCTCAGCCTGATGACGCTGCCGATGATCATTATCGCCACGCGCTCGGCGCTGAGGGCCGTGCCGCCGTCGATCCGCAGCGCGGCCCTCGGCCTTGGTGCTTCGCGCATGCAGGTGGTGTTCCACCATGTCCTGCCGCTCGCCATGCCCGGCATTCTGACGGGCACGATCCTCGGGCTGGCGCATGCGCTTGGCGAAACCGCGCCGTTGCTCTTGATCGGCATGGTCGCCTTCGTCGCCAATTATCCGGCAGGGCCGCTCGATCCCTCGACGGCGCTGCCGGTGCAGATCTACATGTGGGCGAGCGAAGCCGAGCGCGCCTTTGTCGAAAGAACCTCCGGGGCCATTATCGTCCTGCTCTTCTTCCTCGTTGCGATGAATATCGGGGCTATCCTGCTGCGCCGTCGTTTTGAGCGGCGCTGGTGACAGGAGGCGATGGAATGAACATGATGACGGAAGCCGTGAGCGAAAAAGTACTGGCTAAGAAGATGATGACGATCCCCTATAAGATGATCGGCCAGGACGTCTCGGTCTATTATGGCGACAAGCGCGCCCTGTTCGACGTGAACCTGAACATCCGCGTCAATACGGTCACGGCGCTGATCGGTCCTTCCGGCTGCGGCAAATCCACCTTCCTGCGTTGCCTCAATCGCATGAACGATACGATCGACACCTGCCGCATCACCGGCAAGATCACGCTCGATGATCAGGATGTCTATGACAGCGCCATCGATGTTGTAGAGCTGCGCGCCCGTGTCGGCATGGTGTTCCAAAAGCCAAATCCGTTCCCGAAGTCGATCTACGAGAATGTAGCCTATGGGCCCCGTATCCACGGGCTTCACCGTTCCAAAGCCGATCTGGATCACATCGTCGAAACCAGCCTGCAGAAGGCTGGCCTTTGGGGAGAAGTGAAGGATCGGCTGTATGATGCCGGCACCAGCCTGTCCGGCGGCCAGCAGCAGCGTCTCTGCATTGCCCGCGCCGTCGCCGTCAGTCCGGAGGTCATCCTCATGGATGAGCCGTGCTCGGCACTCGATCCGATCGCCACCGCCAAAGTCGAGGAACTCATACATGAGCTGCGGGAAAACTTCACGATCGTCATCGTGACGCATTCCATGCAGCAAGCAGCCCGCGTTTCACAACGCACCGCGATGTTTCACCTCGGCCATCTGGTCGAGGAGAACGACACCGATAAGATGTTCACCAATCCCGATGATTTCCGCACGCAGGATTACATCATGGGCCGCTTTGGCTGATGATGCTCCCCGCGCGGTTCCCTTCACATCGTTCACCTTGAGGATAGCAAAATGGTCTCTACACACATTCTCTCTGCCTATGACGAAGACCTAAAATTCCTGACACGCCGCATTTCCGAAATGGGCGGCCTGGCGGAGCAGATGGTCAGCGACAGCGTCCGCGCACTGGTAAACGGCGATGCCAGCCTTGCGCAGAAGGTCATCTCCGATGACGTCATTCTGGACCACGCCGAGCGTGAGGTCGGCGACAAGGCGATCGTCACCATCGCTCGCCGCCAGCCGATGGCTGCCGACCTGCGTGAAATCATGGGTTCCATCCGCATCGCCTCCGACCTGGAGCGCGTCGGCGATCTCGGCAAGAACACCGCCAAGCGCGTCATCGCCGTGCAGGGCACCGGCGTTCCGCGTCGTCTCGCCCGCGGCATCGAACATCTCTCCGAACTGGCGCTCGTCCAGCTCAAGGAAGTACTCGATGTCTATACGACCCGTTCGCCTGACAAGGCCGTATCGATCCGCGAACGCGACGAGGAAATCGACGCCATGTACACCTCGCTCTTCCGCGAGATGCTGACCTACATGATGGAAGATCCGCGCAACATCACCACCTGCACGCATCTTCTCTTCTGCGCCAAGAACATCGAGCGCATCGGCGACCATGCCACCAACATCGCCGAGACGATCTATTACATGGCGACCGGTGCTCAGCCCGAAGGCGAGCGCCCGAAAGACGATACTGCCAATACCGTCGGTGCAGTGACGGAATAACGTAGAAGCCAAGAGAGGGAGACCAGAGGCGCATGGTTCCGAGAGTAGCTGTTGTAGAAGACGAGGAAGCGCTAAGCGTTCTGCTGCGCTATAACCTCGAGGCCGAAGGCTTCGAGGTCGACACTATCCTGAGAGGCGATGAAGCCGAGCTGCGCCTCCAGGAGCGCATCCCCGATCTTCTGATCCTCGACTGGATGCTCCCCGGCGTGTCCGGCATCGAACTCTGCCGCCGGCTGCGCATGCGGCCGGAGACGGAGCGCCTGCCGATCATCATGCTCACGGCCCGCGGCGAGGAAAGCGAGCGCGTGCGCGGCCTTTCCACCGGCGCGGACGACTATGTCGTCAAGCCGTTCTCGACGCCGGAGCTGATGGCTCGCGTCAAGGCGATGCTGCGCAGAGCCCGCCCGGAGGTTCTCTCCACGGTGTTGCGCTGTGGCGATATCGAGCTGGACCGCGAGACCCATCGCGTTCACCGCAAGAGCCGCGAAGTGCGGTTGGGGCCGACGGAATTCCGCCTGCTGGAATTCCTGATGTCCTCGCCGGGCCGCGTATTCTCGCGTTCGCAGTTGCTCGACGGTGTATGGGGACACGATATCTATGTCGACGAACGCACTGTCGATGTGCATGTCGGTCGCCTGCGCAAGGCCCTGAATTTCTCCAATATGCAGGACGTCATTCGCACCGTTCGCGGCGCGGGTTATTCCATGGAGGCCTGATCGGATCATCCGACTGGTTTTTTGCAGAGCGGCGGAAACAGAAAACGGGCCTTTCGGCCCGTTTCTTTCATTTGGCTGATGTGGTTCAGTGTGCCGCTCGGCGCCGATCATGGACCGGCTGATAAGCCAGGCGCTGATGGTAGGTGCAGTAGGGCGAAGAGTCCGGGCTGTCGTTGCCGCAGAAGTGAAAATCGTCCTTCAGCGGGTCGCCGACTGGCCACTTGCAGGTGCGTTCGGTGAGTTCCGTCAGGCCGAGACGGCGCGAGATCGGAACCACCACATTGGCGGCCGGACGATATTCGATCTCGTGGACGGTATCGATCTCGACCTCTTCCTTGAGCATTGTCGCACCCTGCTGGCGGGTAACCGTGCGGGTTGCAACGCGCGAGGCGTAATTCGGCGCGCGTGGTGCCGAGGTATTGCGTTTTGGCGCTCGAGCCGTCGTTGCCGCTCCGCCGGCCTTGGCCCGGCCCGGCAGGCTCAAGCGATGCACTTTGCCGATGACGGCATTACGACTGACACCACCGAGCTGTGCCGCGATCTGGCTGGCGCTCAAACCTTCGGACCACAGCTTCTTCAGCTTCTCGACGCGTTCGTCTGTCCAATTCATGCCCTGTCTCCGCTGTCGCGTTTCTGATGGCAGAATCCCTCACCATTGCCTCGCATTGGGTCGAGGCGTGAAACGCTTTAAAATTGTGGTGACTAGTTCCGCCGCATGCAGTCTAGTAATTGGTTTTTAACCTAGTGTGAGGCTGACTCCGTGACAAGAGTCGCGGGAATCTTGGAGAATCGATTTCGAGGTTTTCCCCAACTTGCTATAGGTGAGTGGCATTTATGCAATATAAGTTGTCAAAGACGAGCCGTCCCTCCAGAGGCGCTCTGCCGCACCTGCTAAATCGCCAGTTTTGTTGACATCGCGGTGCAAAACATCAATAGTGCCTCAGGCCGCCGCAAGGCGGCATTTTGATTTTTCTGGGCCCGTTTCACTCGAAGGAAACGATTGGCCCTAAAGGTTGTGATCGAGGAGATATGGGCCATGGCTGAAACCGCGCCGCTTTATGACACCTATGTGCGTGCTCCGCTGCGGTTCGAGCGAGGCGAAGGCGTATGGCTGATCACAGAAACCGGCGAACGCTATCTCGATTTCGCCGCCGGCGTCGCGGTGAATGCGCTCGGCCATGCGCATCCCCATCTGGTTGCAGAGCTGAAGTCGCAGGCCGACAAGGTCTGGCACCTGTCCAACCTCTATGAGGTGCCGGGCCAGGAGAAGCTGTCGAAGCGCCTGACGGAAGCCACCTTCGCCGACAAGGTGTTCTTCACCAATTCGGGCGCCGAGGCGCTGGAATGCGCCATCAAGACGGCACGGCGCTACCAGTTCGCCAAGGGTCATCCCGAGAGATACCATATCATCACCTTCGAAGGCGCTTTCCACGGCCGCACGATCGCGACGATCGCCGCCGGCGGTCAGGAGAAATATCTCGAAGGTTTCGGCCCGAAGGCGCCTGGATTCGACCAGGTACCCTTCGGCGATCTCGACGCGGTGCGTGCCGCCGTTACCAATGAGACGGCCGCCATTCTGATCGAACCTGTTCAGGGCGAGGGTGGTATCCGCCCGGCGACGAATGAGTTCTTGCGCGGGCTGCGTCAGATCTGCGACGAGCATGGTCTGCTTCTGGTCCTCGACGAAGTTCAGACCGGCGTCGGCCGCACCGGCAAGCTTTTCGCCCACGAATGGGCGGGCATTACCCCTGATATCATGGCCGTTGCCAAGGGTATCGGCGGCGGCTTTCCGCTCGGCGCCTGCCTTGCGACTGCTGAGGCCGCATCAGGCATGAAAGCCGGCACGCATGGCTCGACCTATGGCGGCAACCCGCTCGCCATGGCCGTCGGCAATGCCGTGCTGGATGTCGTGCTGGCCGATGGCTTCCTGCAGCATGTGCGCGACGTCGCATTGGTCTTCCGCCAGGGCCTCGCCTCGCTCAAGGATCGTTTTCCGGATATCATCGAGGATATCCGCGGCGAGGGGCTGTTGCTCGGCATTAAGGCTGCCATTCCGCAGGCAGAGCTGTTGCAGGCGATCCGCGCCGAGCATCTGCTGGGCGTGCCGGCCGGCGACAACGTCATCCGCCTGCTGCCGCCGCTGGTGGTGACGGCCGAGGAAGCGCGCGAAGGCATTGCTCGTATCGAACGTGCTGCAGAATCGCTGCGCGCCGCCCGCGTCAAGAAGTCGGCTTGAGTTCAACGCCTGCTGATCGGGGCGTTTTTGCCCCAACAGCGGGCGTTATCTTTTTTGGGAGTACAGGTAGGACATGGCTTCACCGAAACACTTTCTCGATCTCTCCGCCGTCGCGGCGACCGATCTGCGCAGCATCATCGACGATGCCATCGTGCGAAAGCAGGCGCTGAAGGCGGGCGCCGTCGACAAGCCTCTGGCCGGCAAGATGCTGGCGATGATCTTCGAGAAGCCGTCCACCCGCACACGCGTCTCCTTTGACGTCGGTATGCGCCAGCTCGGTGGCGAGACGCTGTTCCTGTCGGGCACGGAAATGCAGCTCGGCCGTGCTGAGACGATCGGCGATACGGCCAAGGTGCTGTCGCGCTACGTCGATGCGATCATGATCCGCACGACCGACCATTCGCGTATGCTGGAACTCGCTGAACACGCGACCGTGCCGGTTATCAACGCGCTGACCGACGATACGCATCCCTGCCAGATCATGGCCGATATCATGACCTTCGAGGAGCATCGCGGCCCGATCAAGGGCAAGACCATCGCCTGGAGCGGCGACGGCAACAACGTGCTTCATTCGCTGGTCGAAGGGGCTGCTCGTTTCGGCTATCGCATGAACATGGCCGTACCCCTTGGTTCCGAGCCGAAGGATCACTATCTGAACTGGGCCCGCAACGAGGGCGCCGAAATCATGCTCTCGCATGATGCCGACCGTGCGGTCGCCGGCGCCGATTGCGTGGTAACCGATACCTGGGTTTCCATGAATCAGGAGCACCGGGCCCGCGGTCACAACGTCTTCCAGCCCTATCAGGTCAACGCGGCTTTGATGGCACAGGCCGGCAAGGACGCGTTGTTCATGCATTGCCTGCCCGCTCATCGCGGGGAGGAAGTGACGGACGAGGTGATCGACGGTCCGCAATCCGTTGTTTTCGATGAGGCGGAAAACCGCCTTCATGCGCAAAAATCGATTCTTGCTTGGTGCCTGGGCGCGATCTGAGGACATAGAACCGCGTAGACGTCGCGGGCGCAGTAGGAGTAGAGCAATGGCGGAAAGTGCAGCCTCGCTGGGTCAATTCGATTTTGCCGGCGACGATCATGTCGTTCCCTTCCAGGTAGAGGGTCTTGATGTCCGCGGCCGTGCCGTACAGCTCGGGCCGCTACTGGACGCAATTCTCGCCCGGCATAATTATCCTGCCCCCGTTGCCCGGCTGCTGGCCGAGGCCGTGGCGCTGACTGTATTGCTCGGCACCTCGTTGAAGTTCGAGGGCAAGTTCACGGTGCAGACGAAGAGCGACGGGCCGGTCGATCTCCTGGTCGCCGATTTCTCGACGCCGGAGAACGTCCGCGCCTATGCCCGCTTCGATGACGAGGCGCTGGCCGAGGCCGTGGCCGCCGGCAAGACCGAGCCGGAACAGCTTCTCGGCAAGGGCGTCCTCGCCTTCACCATCGATCAGGGTCGCTTCAGCCAGCCCTATCAGGGGATAGTGGCGCTGGACGGCGCTTCGCTTGAGGAGATCGCCGGCACCTATTTCCGCCAGTCGGAGCAGATCCCGACGCGTGTTCGTCTGGGTGCCGCCGAATTGTTCGACCGCGACGAGGCCGGCAAGCCGCGCCATCGTTGGCGGGCGGGCGGCCTCGTCGCGCAGTTCCTGCCGGAAGCCCCGGAGCGCATGCGCCAGCCGGACCTCCACGGTGGCGACGGCGACACCAGCCTGCGGGAGCACGTCGAGGACGACGCCTGGGCGGAAGCGCGCACCTTGGTCGAGACGATCGACGCTGACGAACTGACCGACCCGCAGGTCGGCACCGAGCGTTTGCTGTACCGCCTCTTCCATGAGCGCGGTGTGCGCGTTTACGAGCCGAAGGCGGTCTTCGACCGCTGCACCTGTTCGCGCGACAAACTGAAGAGCGTATTGCAGGGGTTTTCTGCCGAGGAGATCGAGGCGAGCCACGAGAACGGCGAAATTGCCGTCACCTGCGAATTCTGCTCGACGACCTATCGCTTCGAGGTATCTGAGGTAACTGACGCTGCCTGAACCGCTCTAATGCATGTCGCGCAAAAGTGTGCAGCGGTTTTGCGAAAACGACATGCAAAAACAAGGAGCTAAAGCGTGGGAGCGAATCTGAAAGATCGCGACGAGCTTTAGGCTCGGTCAGTTCAGCGTCCGCAGCAGATTGGGCGTGTCCAGCGAAAAGGCGGGAATCTTGACGTGAAAGAGCTCCCCGTCATCCGTCTCCATCTGGTAATGGCCGAACATCATGCCCGATGGCGTGTCGAGCGGGCAGCCTGAGGAATATTCATAGGTATCGCCCGGCCGCAGCCTCGGCTGCTCGCCGACGACGCCAGGGCCGGTCACCTCGTCCACCAGGCCGTTCTGATCGGTGATGTGCCAATAGCGCGTCACCAGCCGGACCGAAATGGTGGAGTGGTTGGAAATGACGATGCGGTAACCCCAGACGTAACGATCGTCCTCCGGATCGGATTGCTCCTCCAGATAAAAGGGTTCGACGACAACTTCGATGTCGCGTGTTAGAGCGCGATACATGCCTGATACCTTGGTCACTTCTCCGAAACGTCGCGCGTTCAAACGAATACGCAAAGGACGCTCCAGCATTTTAAGTCTAGGGCATCTTATCCGCTTTCTATGATCCCACGGAAAGCGGGATACTTAGCGGTATCCTATAAAGCGACCTGTTCCGTCAAGGAACGGATTGGTGAAAACTTCTTTAACCGATTAAACCATTCGGATTTTAAGACCTTAGTCCTAGTTCTAAAGCTTAATCGGCCGCGGCCGAAAGTATAGGCGCGCGGCCTGCTTTCAAGATGCGTAAGCCCGTCCGAACGATATTTGGACGGGCTTGAGTAGAGGTCAGGCAGAAACCTACGCCAGCGCGCGGGCGAAGTCCTCGACCAGATCTTCACTGTCCTCGATGCCGGCGGAAAAGCGCACCGTTCCGGGCGAAATGCCAAGTTCGGCGCGAGCCTCGTCGGTGAGGTTCTTGTGCGTGGTCGTGGCCGGATGGGTAATCAGGCTCTTGGAGTCGCCGAGATTGTTGGAGATCTTCACGATCTTCAGCGCGTTCTGCAGTTTGAACGCCGCTTCCTTGCCGCCCTTCAGCTCGAAGGCGACGAGGGTGGAGCCACCGCTCATCTGCTTGGCGATGATATCGGCCTGCGGATGGTCCTTGCGGCCGGGATAGATCACGCGGGCAACCTTGTTGGTCTGCTCTGCCAGGAAGTCAGCCACTTTCGCAGCATTCGCCGTCTGCTGTGCGACGCGCAGCGGCAGCGTCTCGATGCCCTTCAGCAGCGTCCAGGCGGTAAACGGCGACATGGCCGGACCGGTGTGACGGAAGTAGTCCTGCAGGTTTTCGTCGATCCATTGCTTGTCGGAAAGGATGACGCCGCCGAGCGAGCGGCCCTGACCGTCGATGTGCTTGGTGGCGGAATAGACGACGATATGCGCGCCGAGTTCCAGCGGCTTCTGGAAGAGCGGGGTGGCGAAGACGTTGTCGACCAC
It encodes the following:
- a CDS encoding substrate-binding domain-containing protein — its product is MNTLKLSIIALVASAAFSGVAVARDQIQISGSSTVFPYAKIVAETFGETFTSFKTPVVESGGSGAGLKEFCKGVGPDSIDIANSSRPIKDSEVAACKAAGVADIQQIKIGYDGIVFAFDKSNLDIKFVPADLYKALAAEVVVNGKLVANPYKKWSEINPALPNFEIAAYIPGEKHGTREVFEEKVLAAGCKDSGALDVIKATVSDPDQQTAKCIAVRKDGAAVDIDGDYPETLARIDANKHGIGVFGLYFYQNNADKLKVATVSGIVPSGQTIADGTYPVSRPLFFYVKKAHLGVIPGLKEYIDFFTSDQMIGPDSPLAEYGLVPAPDAERDQIRKEFADGKIM
- the pstC gene encoding phosphate ABC transporter permease subunit PstC → MSLSLLLLCLSIIGASAFVLGRTRAAALSGGRSSAMHSRLGYHGAYAAIWAVLPALALICVWLAISPEVIDGFVIKSFPEEVKSLPQAELNLSYGMVRSIAHGMRLLDDQELATVASGSADLQLLLAQKGVPLAVRPTGYMIEAANKYNNMRYVSRVVMSVAAIILSVLSAIHGLRAIALRFRARNRVEQVILGGLIVASSIAVLTTVGIVASMLSEAARFFNMVPAAEFFFGTVWDPRFAGAGSQTSGTFGLIPLLAGTLYIGLVAMLVAVPVGLFAAIYMAEYASARVRSVAKPMLEVLAGIPTIVYGFFALVTVGPFLRDISADINGLLTGNYASFIEAQSVLTAGFVMGVMLIPYVSSLSDDIIMAVPRSLRDGSLGLGATRSETVKRVLLPAALPGIVGALLMTASRAVGETMIVVLAAGVAARMQLDPFEPMTTVTVKIVNQLTGDLEFTSPQTLVAFALGITLFGLTLCLNVYALYIVRRYREQYE
- the pstA gene encoding phosphate ABC transporter permease PstA; this translates as MSDVVTSAPSPIPRGMTPGAPLRRDIGIKRRYAAERRFRAYGLAAVTFGLVFLIILVSTVVRHGYTAFVQTSIILPIEFTEKVIDPAGKRGGDPKVLISANYPVLIRDALVKALGIDPSNRVLVREATEMVSDGARIALRDKVLADPSIIGKTVEVTFLASANIDSANKGQIDLTAAEKDRKVSDQQLAWMRQLAAGGALYKAFNTGLFLSGNSSRPEAAGLGVALIGSLYLMLTVLVLALPVGVAASIYLEEFAPKNRLTDLIEVNINNLAAVPSIVYGLLGLSVFINFMGLPRSASLVGGLVLSLMTLPMIIIATRSALRAVPPSIRSAALGLGASRMQVVFHHVLPLAMPGILTGTILGLAHALGETAPLLLIGMVAFVANYPAGPLDPSTALPVQIYMWASEAERAFVERTSGAIIVLLFFLVAMNIGAILLRRRFERRW
- the pstB gene encoding phosphate ABC transporter ATP-binding protein PstB, which encodes MNMMTEAVSEKVLAKKMMTIPYKMIGQDVSVYYGDKRALFDVNLNIRVNTVTALIGPSGCGKSTFLRCLNRMNDTIDTCRITGKITLDDQDVYDSAIDVVELRARVGMVFQKPNPFPKSIYENVAYGPRIHGLHRSKADLDHIVETSLQKAGLWGEVKDRLYDAGTSLSGGQQQRLCIARAVAVSPEVILMDEPCSALDPIATAKVEELIHELRENFTIVIVTHSMQQAARVSQRTAMFHLGHLVEENDTDKMFTNPDDFRTQDYIMGRFG
- the phoU gene encoding phosphate signaling complex protein PhoU, encoding MVSTHILSAYDEDLKFLTRRISEMGGLAEQMVSDSVRALVNGDASLAQKVISDDVILDHAEREVGDKAIVTIARRQPMAADLREIMGSIRIASDLERVGDLGKNTAKRVIAVQGTGVPRRLARGIEHLSELALVQLKEVLDVYTTRSPDKAVSIRERDEEIDAMYTSLFREMLTYMMEDPRNITTCTHLLFCAKNIERIGDHATNIAETIYYMATGAQPEGERPKDDTANTVGAVTE
- the phoB gene encoding phosphate regulon transcriptional regulator PhoB encodes the protein MVPRVAVVEDEEALSVLLRYNLEAEGFEVDTILRGDEAELRLQERIPDLLILDWMLPGVSGIELCRRLRMRPETERLPIIMLTARGEESERVRGLSTGADDYVVKPFSTPELMARVKAMLRRARPEVLSTVLRCGDIELDRETHRVHRKSREVRLGPTEFRLLEFLMSSPGRVFSRSQLLDGVWGHDIYVDERTVDVHVGRLRKALNFSNMQDVIRTVRGAGYSMEA
- a CDS encoding GcrA family cell cycle regulator, with the translated sequence MNWTDERVEKLKKLWSEGLSASQIAAQLGGVSRNAVIGKVHRLSLPGRAKAGGAATTARAPKRNTSAPRAPNYASRVATRTVTRQQGATMLKEEVEIDTVHEIEYRPAANVVVPISRRLGLTELTERTCKWPVGDPLKDDFHFCGNDSPDSSPYCTYHQRLAYQPVHDRRRAAH
- a CDS encoding aspartate aminotransferase family protein, translated to MAETAPLYDTYVRAPLRFERGEGVWLITETGERYLDFAAGVAVNALGHAHPHLVAELKSQADKVWHLSNLYEVPGQEKLSKRLTEATFADKVFFTNSGAEALECAIKTARRYQFAKGHPERYHIITFEGAFHGRTIATIAAGGQEKYLEGFGPKAPGFDQVPFGDLDAVRAAVTNETAAILIEPVQGEGGIRPATNEFLRGLRQICDEHGLLLVLDEVQTGVGRTGKLFAHEWAGITPDIMAVAKGIGGGFPLGACLATAEAASGMKAGTHGSTYGGNPLAMAVGNAVLDVVLADGFLQHVRDVALVFRQGLASLKDRFPDIIEDIRGEGLLLGIKAAIPQAELLQAIRAEHLLGVPAGDNVIRLLPPLVVTAEEAREGIARIERAAESLRAARVKKSA
- the argF gene encoding ornithine carbamoyltransferase, producing the protein MASPKHFLDLSAVAATDLRSIIDDAIVRKQALKAGAVDKPLAGKMLAMIFEKPSTRTRVSFDVGMRQLGGETLFLSGTEMQLGRAETIGDTAKVLSRYVDAIMIRTTDHSRMLELAEHATVPVINALTDDTHPCQIMADIMTFEEHRGPIKGKTIAWSGDGNNVLHSLVEGAARFGYRMNMAVPLGSEPKDHYLNWARNEGAEIMLSHDADRAVAGADCVVTDTWVSMNQEHRARGHNVFQPYQVNAALMAQAGKDALFMHCLPAHRGEEVTDEVIDGPQSVVFDEAENRLHAQKSILAWCLGAI